The Altererythrobacter sp. Root672 genome includes a window with the following:
- a CDS encoding META domain-containing protein produces the protein MRKISLCNSGLLPAVALSLAASLSACATSSSSEGGGPALTGTEWHLDHFESSDDSIGTIRPKPDEVYTLTLNPDGNITMQLSCNRGGGQWTSADYRKDRGSIELKMGFSSMAACPPGNFDNLTMRLPNVRTFVIQDGKLHLNLMMDAGNYVWRPK, from the coding sequence GTGCGCAAGATTTCGCTTTGTAATTCCGGGTTGTTGCCGGCGGTGGCTCTGTCGCTTGCCGCATCGCTCTCCGCCTGCGCCACCAGCTCATCGTCGGAGGGTGGCGGACCGGCGCTTACCGGGACCGAATGGCACCTCGATCACTTCGAGTCATCGGATGATTCCATCGGGACCATCCGGCCCAAGCCGGACGAGGTCTACACGCTCACTCTCAATCCTGATGGCAACATCACCATGCAGCTCTCCTGCAATCGTGGGGGCGGCCAGTGGACCTCGGCAGACTATCGCAAGGACCGCGGCAGCATCGAGCTCAAGATGGGCTTCTCTTCGATGGCTGCTTGTCCGCCCGGCAACTTCGACAACCTGACGATGCGGCTGCCCAACGTGCGGACTTTCGTGATCCAGGACGGGAAGCTCCACCTCAACCTCATGATGGATGCAGGCAATTATGTCTGGCGGCCGAAATGA